A region from the Musa acuminata AAA Group cultivar baxijiao chromosome BXJ1-10, Cavendish_Baxijiao_AAA, whole genome shotgun sequence genome encodes:
- the LOC103969376 gene encoding probable LRR receptor-like serine/threonine-protein kinase At1g14390 isoform X1 has protein sequence MASLSLPRRNSSASLLLFLLLCFLSSDAQQLAPSQSRTLLRLQRLLEYPHALAGWSSATAFCSLPPSLSLSVACSGDRIVELVIVGDRPASPGGRNALSPAFSSDSLFTTLSRLASLTTISLVALGLWGPLPGKVDRFPSLKTLNLSSNYFYGAIPVEIMTMSSLQNLVLSGNSFNGSVPDLKSLTALVELNVGRNRVGPDFPSLSSNLVALVLKDNSFRGKIPASLASFHQLQKLDLSSNRLTGWIPPSLFSLRSIRYLDLSHNTFTGEIPSNVSCGEELRFIDITNNHLVGGLPSCMRSNTSTRVVLSSGNCLNAGDLRHQHSDAYCNDAAVAAVLPPASKISGSKSNVGVILGIAGGVVVGAALLLLLVFLAFRRARVEEPKVIALPKPVATKSLAQDSTRTPAEAVVILDKGHMYGAARTGTLGSIPYRVFSMLELQVATNGFDPSNLLEDSARGQFYKGSLQDGSLTTVRRLRLNQKFSPQSLPQYLDLISKLRHHHLASILGHCIFSSQDGSNTTTMVFLVSELVTNGTLRSHITEWRKREMLKWPQRLAAVTGVARGIQFLHTVTVPGIIGNDLNIENIMLDKTLTAKISNYNLPVLLKNKNSKGGYERPFVVADDRNLGSIHNLEQGEKEDIYQLGVILLEIITGKPTGSKNEVDSLISLIQKTLTDSPSDLKEIADPTIQGTYAVDSLRTAIEISLNCASRDPNQRPSIDDVLWNLQYSAQIQDGWASSENLSIQV, from the exons ATGGCATCTTTATCACTTCCAAGGCGTAACTCCTCCGCCAgccttctcctctttctcctgCTATGCTTCCTTTCCTCAGACGCCCAACAGCTGGCCCCCTCCCAATCCAGGACGCTCCTCCGTCTCCAACGCCTCCTCGAGTACCCGCACGCCCTCGCCGGCTGGTCCAGCGCCACCGCCTTCTGCTCCCTGCCCCCTTCCCTCTCCCTTTCCGTCGCCTGCTCCGGCGACCGCATCGTCGAGCTCGTCATCGTCGGCGACCGCCCCGCCTCCCCTGGCGGCCGCAACGCCTTGTCCCCGGCCTTCTCCTCCGACTCCCTCTTCACCACCCTGTCGCGACTCGCGAGCCTGACCACCATCTCCCTCGTCGCCCTCGGCCTCTGGGGCCCGCTCCCCGGGAAGGTGGATCGCTTCCCCTCGCTCAAAACTCTCAACTTGAGCTCGAACTACTTTTACGGGGCGATCCCTGTGGAGATCATGACGATGTCAAGCCTCCAAAATCTCGTCTTGAGCGGCAACTCGTTCAACGGATCGGTTCCTGACCTCAAATCCTTAACTGCTCTCGTCGAATTGAACGTGGGCAGGAATCGCGTCGGTCCCGACTTCCCGTCCCTGAGCAGTAATCTTGTCGCTCTAGTTCTAAAAGACAACAGCTTTCGTGGAAAGATCCCAGCGAGTCTTGCATCCTTCCACCAGCTTCAGAAGTTGGACTTGTCTTCCAATCGCCTTACTGGGTGGATTCCCCCATCTCTGTTTTCTCTACGATCGATACGTTACTTGGACTTGTCCCATAACACGTTCACCGGAGAAATTCCATCCAATGTTTCATGCGGCGAGGAGCTCAGATTCATCGATATAACGAACAACCATTTGGTCGGAGGATTGCCTTCGTGCATGCGATCTAATACTTCGACCAGAGTGGTGCTGAGCTCAGGGAACTGCTTGAATGCAGGGGATCTGAGGCACCAGCATTCCGATGCGTATTGCAATGACGCAGCAGTAGCCGCAGTTTTGCCTCCGGCGAGCAAGATCAGTGGCTCCAAGAGCAATGTAGGTGTTATACTGGGCATCGCTGGGGGTGTTGTCGTCGGGGCAGCCTTGCTGTTGTTACTGGTCTTCTTGGCCTTCAGGAGAGCAAGAGTAGAGGAGCCGAAAGTCATTGCCTTACCCAAACCAGTGGCCACAAAATCTCTAGCTCAAGACAGTACAAGAACACCAGCTGAAGCAG TTGTAATCCTCGATAAAGGGCACATGTATGGGGCAGCGAGGACAGGAACTCTTGGGTCAATACCATACAGAGTTTTCAGCATGTTGGAGCTGCAAGTGGCAACCAATGGATTTGATCCATCAAACTTGTTAGAGGACAGTGCGCGAGGGCAG TTTTATAAAGGTTCGCTCCAAGACGGCTCTCTGACGACAGTCCGACGCTTGAGATTGAATCAAAAGTTTTCACCTCAGAGCCTACCTCAGTACCtggatctcatctcaaagctcagGCACCATCACTTGGCCAGCATACTTGGCCATTGCATTTTTAGTAGCCAGGATGGTAGTAACACTACCACCATGGTATTTCTTGTTTCTGAACTTGTCACTAATGGAACTCTAAGGAGTCATATTACTG AGTGGCGAAAGCGCGAGATGTTGAAGTGGCCACAAAGATTAGCAGCTGTTACTGGCGTTGCAAGGGGAATCCAGTTCCTGCATACTGTGACAGTTCCTGGTATCATCGGAAATGATCTGAACATAGAGAACATAATGTTGGACAAAACTCTGACAGCAAAGATAAGCAATTACAATCTTCCTGTGTTGCTGAAAAATAAAAACAGTAAG GGTGGTTATGAAAGGCCCTTTGTCGTGGCAGATGATAGAAATCTTGGCAG TATTCACAATTTGGAACAGGGTGAGAAAGAAGATATTTATCAGCTTGGGGTCATCCTTCTGGAAATTATCACAGGAAAACCCACTGGATCCAAAAATGAGGTGGATTCTCTTATATCTCTG ATTCAAAAGACATTGACAGATAGCCCATCAGACCTGAAGGAAATTGCAGACCCCACCATTCAAGGCACTTACGCTGTCGATTCCTTAAGAACAGCAATCGAAATATCCCTGAATTGTGCGTCCAGAGATCCCAACCAGCGCCCTTCGATCGATGATGTTCTCTGGAATCTACAGTATTCGGCGCAGATCCAGGACGGCTGGGCCAGCAGTGAAAATCTAAGCATCCAAGTCTAG
- the LOC103969376 gene encoding probable LRR receptor-like serine/threonine-protein kinase At1g14390 isoform X2, whose amino-acid sequence MASLSLPRRNSSASLLLFLLLCFLSSDAQQLAPSQSRTLLRLQRLLEYPHALAGWSSATAFCSLPPSLSLSVACSGDRIVELVIVGDRPASPGGRNALSPAFSSDSLFTTLSRLASLTTISLVALGLWGPLPGKVDRFPSLKTLNLSSNYFYGAIPVEIMTMSSLQNLVLSGNSFNGSVPDLKSLTALVELNVGRNRVGPDFPSLSSNLVALVLKDNSFRGKIPASLASFHQLQKLDLSSNRLTGWIPPSLFSLRSIRYLDLSHNTFTGEIPSNVSCGEELRFIDITNNHLVGGLPSCMRSNTSTRVVLSSGNCLNAGDLRHQHSDAYCNDAAVAAVLPPASKISGSKSNVGVILGIAGGVVVGAALLLLLVFLAFRRARVEEPKVIALPKPVATKSLAQDSTRTPAEAGHMYGAARTGTLGSIPYRVFSMLELQVATNGFDPSNLLEDSARGQFYKGSLQDGSLTTVRRLRLNQKFSPQSLPQYLDLISKLRHHHLASILGHCIFSSQDGSNTTTMVFLVSELVTNGTLRSHITEWRKREMLKWPQRLAAVTGVARGIQFLHTVTVPGIIGNDLNIENIMLDKTLTAKISNYNLPVLLKNKNSKGGYERPFVVADDRNLGSIHNLEQGEKEDIYQLGVILLEIITGKPTGSKNEVDSLISLIQKTLTDSPSDLKEIADPTIQGTYAVDSLRTAIEISLNCASRDPNQRPSIDDVLWNLQYSAQIQDGWASSENLSIQV is encoded by the exons ATGGCATCTTTATCACTTCCAAGGCGTAACTCCTCCGCCAgccttctcctctttctcctgCTATGCTTCCTTTCCTCAGACGCCCAACAGCTGGCCCCCTCCCAATCCAGGACGCTCCTCCGTCTCCAACGCCTCCTCGAGTACCCGCACGCCCTCGCCGGCTGGTCCAGCGCCACCGCCTTCTGCTCCCTGCCCCCTTCCCTCTCCCTTTCCGTCGCCTGCTCCGGCGACCGCATCGTCGAGCTCGTCATCGTCGGCGACCGCCCCGCCTCCCCTGGCGGCCGCAACGCCTTGTCCCCGGCCTTCTCCTCCGACTCCCTCTTCACCACCCTGTCGCGACTCGCGAGCCTGACCACCATCTCCCTCGTCGCCCTCGGCCTCTGGGGCCCGCTCCCCGGGAAGGTGGATCGCTTCCCCTCGCTCAAAACTCTCAACTTGAGCTCGAACTACTTTTACGGGGCGATCCCTGTGGAGATCATGACGATGTCAAGCCTCCAAAATCTCGTCTTGAGCGGCAACTCGTTCAACGGATCGGTTCCTGACCTCAAATCCTTAACTGCTCTCGTCGAATTGAACGTGGGCAGGAATCGCGTCGGTCCCGACTTCCCGTCCCTGAGCAGTAATCTTGTCGCTCTAGTTCTAAAAGACAACAGCTTTCGTGGAAAGATCCCAGCGAGTCTTGCATCCTTCCACCAGCTTCAGAAGTTGGACTTGTCTTCCAATCGCCTTACTGGGTGGATTCCCCCATCTCTGTTTTCTCTACGATCGATACGTTACTTGGACTTGTCCCATAACACGTTCACCGGAGAAATTCCATCCAATGTTTCATGCGGCGAGGAGCTCAGATTCATCGATATAACGAACAACCATTTGGTCGGAGGATTGCCTTCGTGCATGCGATCTAATACTTCGACCAGAGTGGTGCTGAGCTCAGGGAACTGCTTGAATGCAGGGGATCTGAGGCACCAGCATTCCGATGCGTATTGCAATGACGCAGCAGTAGCCGCAGTTTTGCCTCCGGCGAGCAAGATCAGTGGCTCCAAGAGCAATGTAGGTGTTATACTGGGCATCGCTGGGGGTGTTGTCGTCGGGGCAGCCTTGCTGTTGTTACTGGTCTTCTTGGCCTTCAGGAGAGCAAGAGTAGAGGAGCCGAAAGTCATTGCCTTACCCAAACCAGTGGCCACAAAATCTCTAGCTCAAGACAGTACAAGAACACCAGCTGAAGCAG GGCACATGTATGGGGCAGCGAGGACAGGAACTCTTGGGTCAATACCATACAGAGTTTTCAGCATGTTGGAGCTGCAAGTGGCAACCAATGGATTTGATCCATCAAACTTGTTAGAGGACAGTGCGCGAGGGCAG TTTTATAAAGGTTCGCTCCAAGACGGCTCTCTGACGACAGTCCGACGCTTGAGATTGAATCAAAAGTTTTCACCTCAGAGCCTACCTCAGTACCtggatctcatctcaaagctcagGCACCATCACTTGGCCAGCATACTTGGCCATTGCATTTTTAGTAGCCAGGATGGTAGTAACACTACCACCATGGTATTTCTTGTTTCTGAACTTGTCACTAATGGAACTCTAAGGAGTCATATTACTG AGTGGCGAAAGCGCGAGATGTTGAAGTGGCCACAAAGATTAGCAGCTGTTACTGGCGTTGCAAGGGGAATCCAGTTCCTGCATACTGTGACAGTTCCTGGTATCATCGGAAATGATCTGAACATAGAGAACATAATGTTGGACAAAACTCTGACAGCAAAGATAAGCAATTACAATCTTCCTGTGTTGCTGAAAAATAAAAACAGTAAG GGTGGTTATGAAAGGCCCTTTGTCGTGGCAGATGATAGAAATCTTGGCAG TATTCACAATTTGGAACAGGGTGAGAAAGAAGATATTTATCAGCTTGGGGTCATCCTTCTGGAAATTATCACAGGAAAACCCACTGGATCCAAAAATGAGGTGGATTCTCTTATATCTCTG ATTCAAAAGACATTGACAGATAGCCCATCAGACCTGAAGGAAATTGCAGACCCCACCATTCAAGGCACTTACGCTGTCGATTCCTTAAGAACAGCAATCGAAATATCCCTGAATTGTGCGTCCAGAGATCCCAACCAGCGCCCTTCGATCGATGATGTTCTCTGGAATCTACAGTATTCGGCGCAGATCCAGGACGGCTGGGCCAGCAGTGAAAATCTAAGCATCCAAGTCTAG
- the LOC103969375 gene encoding LRR receptor-like serine/threonine-protein kinase RGI5, with amino-acid sequence MRKAGSISTGSLFFSFFAMAILSFISPTVSLSPDGKALLSLLAAASTSSSPGLLPSWDSSHPTPCSWQGVTCSPQGRVISLSLPNTFLNLTSIPPELSSLTSLQLLNLSSANISGAIPPSFGALASLRLLDLSSNALSGPIPQRLGAMASLQFLLLNSNRLSGSIPPALANLTSLQVLCLQDNLLDGSIPSQLGSLLSLQQFRIGGNPYLSGRLPPQLGLLTNLTTFGAAATSLSGAIPAEFGNLVNLQTLSLYDTDISGSVPPELGSCSELTNLYLHMNKITGGIPPQLGKLQKLTSLLLWGNSLTGPIPGELANCSELVVLDLSANKLSGEVPSELGGLALLEQLHLSDNLLTGGIPEELSNCSSLTALQLDKNELSGSIPWHIGSLKSLQSLFLWGNSLSGTIPRSFGNCTELYALDLSKNSLTGTIPEEIFGLNKLSKLLLLGNSLTGSLPPSVANCQSLVRLRLGENQLAGEVPREIGMLQNLVFLDLYTNNFTGKLPPEIANITVLELLDVHNNHIAGEIPPQLGDLMNLEQLDLSENSFAGGIPASFGNLSYLNKLSLKSNLLTGSLPRSIRNLQKLTLLDASGNGLSGRIPPEIGSLTSLTISLNLRSNRLVGEIPQEISGLTRLQSLDLSGNMLGGGIQVLGLLTSLTFLNISFNNFSGPIPATPFFRTLSTNSYLRNPELCPSFDGYTCSSDLAPRAAIKSIKTVALACAVLGSAALLLAATWMLVGRNRKLAAEKAVSIPSSGCDDFSHPWTFIPFQKLNFTVDNILEWLKDENVIGKGCSGMVYKAEMPGGELIAVKKLWKTKKEEELVDAFESEIQILGHIRHRNIVKLLGYCSNKCVKLLLYNYISNGNLQQLLQENRNLDWDTRYKIALGSAQGLAYLHHDCIPAILHRDVKCNNILLDSNFEAYLADFGLAKLMSSPNFHHAMSRIAGSYGYIAPEYGYTTKITEKSDVYSYGVVLLEILSGRSAIEPMVGDSLHIVEWMKKKMGSLEPAVNILDPKIRGMHDPMVQEMLQALGIAMFCVNSSPSERPTMKEVVALLMEVKSPPEECGKTSSQQPLIMYVKHG; translated from the exons ATGAGGAAGGCCGGCAGCATTTCCACTGGCTCACTCTTCTTCTCATTCTTCGCCATGGCTATTCTCAGTTTCATCAGCCCGACCGTCTCTCTCTCCCCTGATGGCAAGGCTCTCCTGTCCCTGTTGGCCGCAGCCTCCACCAGCTCCTCCCCGGGTCTGCTGCCCTCGTGGGACTCCTCCCATCCCACCCCCTGCTCTTGGCAAGGAGTCACCTGCTCACCTCAAGGCAGGGTCATCTCCCTCTCGCTGCCGAACACCTTCCTCAACCTCACCTCCATTCCACCTGAGCTCTCCTCCCTCACCTCCCTCCAACTCCTCAACCTCTCCTCGGCCAACATCTCCGGTGCCATCCCACCCTCGTTCGGCGCGCTCGCGTCGCTCCGCCTTCTCGACCTGTCCTCCAACGCCTTGTCAGGCCCCATCCCGCAGCGGCTCGGAGCCATGGCCTCTCTCCAGTTCCTGCTCCTCAACTCCAACCGCCTCTCCGGCTCCATTCCTCCCGCGCTCGCCAACCTCACCTCCCTCCAGGTCCTCTGCCTCCAAGACAACCTCCTAGATGGCTCCATACCCTCCCAACTTGGATCTCTGCTCTCTCTCCAACAGTTCCGCATAGGCGGCAACCCCTACCTCTCCGGCCGTCTCCCGCCGCAGCTCGGTCTGCTGACCAATCTCACCACCTTCGGCGCCGCCGCCACCAGCCTCTCCGGTGCAATCCCCGCAGAGTTCGGCAACCTGGTGAACCTCCAGACGTTATCTCTCTACGACACCGACATCTCCGGTTCGGTTCCGCCGGAGTTGGGCTCGTGCTCGGAGCTGACCAATCTTTACTTGCACATGAACAAGATCACCGGCGGGATCCCCCCTCAACTGGGTAAGCTGCAGAAACTCACTAGCCTGCTCTTGTGGGGGAACTCGCTCACGGGACCGATCCCGGGCGAGCTCGCCAACTGCTCGGAGCTGGTGGTGCTTGACCTGTCCGCGAACAAGCTCTCGGGGGAAGTCCCCAGCGAGCTAGGGGGGTTGGCGCTCCTGGAACAGCTCCATCTCTCTGACAATCTGCTCACGGGTGGCATACCAGAGGAGTTGAGCAACTGCAGCAGCTTGACTGCTCTTCAGCTCGACAAGAACGAACTGTCCGGGTCGATTCCATGGCATATCGGGAGCTTGAAGTCCTTGCAGAGTCTCTTCTTGTGGGGGAACTCATTGTCGGGAACCATTCCACGGTCCTTCGGCAACTGCACCGAGCTCTACGCCCTTGACCTGTCCAAGAACAGTCTCACAGGGACCATCCCGGAGGAGATCTTTGGCCTGAACAAGCTCAGCAAGCTGCTGCTGCTGGGGAATTCATTGACGGGGTCACTGCCGCCAAGCGTGGCGAATTGCCAGTCATTGGTCAGATTGAGGCTCGGAGAGAACCAGCTCGCTGGTGAAGTTCCAAGAGAGATCGGTATGCTGCAAAACCTTGTGTTTTTGGATCTTTATACTAACAATTTCACCGGGAAATTACCTCCTGAGATTGCCAATATCACCGTGTTGGAGCTGTTGGATGTCCACAATAACCACATCGCCGGGGAAATCCCTCCTCAGTTGGGTGATCTGATGAACTTGGAACAGCTCGATCTCAGCGAGAACAGCTTCGCCGGAGGAATCCCTGCGAGCTTCGGCAATCtcagctacctgaacaagctcagCCTGAAGAGCAATCTGCTCACTGGCTCATTGCCAAGATCCATAAGGAACCTGCAGAAACTGACCTTGCTTGATGCGAGTGGCAATGGCCTCTCGGGTCGGATCCCTCCTGAGATCGGCTCCTTGACGAGCTTGACGATTAGCTTGAACTTGAGATCCAACCGGCTCGTCGGAGAAATCCCACAGGAGATCTCCGGTCTGACGCGGTTACAGTCCTTGGATCTTTCGGGCAACATGCTCGGTGGAGGGATCCAAGTCTTAGGCCTCCTCACCAGTCTCACCTTCCTCAACATCTCATTCAACAATTTCTCCGGGCCAATTCCCGCCACTCCATTCTTTCGAACTCTGTCAACCAACTCCTACCTCCGGAACCCCGAGCTCTGTCCCTCTTTCGATGGCTACACCTGTTCTTCCGACCTCGCTCCCAGAGCTGCCATCAAATCAATCAAAACCGTGGCACTAGCGTGTGCCGTTCTGGGCTCCGCCGCTCTCTTGTTGGCAGCGACGTGGATGCTTGTCGGCAGAAACCGAAAGCTCGCAGCAGAGAAGGCAGTGAGCATACCGTCTTCTGGATGTGATGATTTCTCCCACCCGTGGACCTTCATCCCGTTCCAGAAGCTAAACTTCACGGTTGACAACATCCTCGAGTGGCTGAAGGATGAGAACGTGATCGGAAAAGGTTGCTCTGGGATGGTCTACAAGGCTGAGATGCCCGGTGGCGAGCTTATCGCGGTGAAGAAGCTCTGGAAaacgaagaaggaagaagaactcGTCGACGCATTCGAGTCGGAGATCCAGATTCTCGGGCATATCAGGCACCGAAACATCGTGAAGCTACTGGGTTACTGCTCCAACAAGTGCGTCAAGCTGCTTCTCTACAACTACATCTCCAATGGCAATCTGCAACAGCTTCTGCAGGAGAACAGGAACTTGGACTGGGACACAAGGTACAAGATTGCGCTCGGATCGGCACAGGGCTTAGCCTACCTCCACCATGACTGCATCCCAGCCATTCTTCACAGGGACGTCAAGTGCAACAACATACTGTTGGATTCCAATTTCGAAGCTTATCTGGCCGACTTCGGATTGGCGAAGCTGATGAGTTCGCCCAACTTCCACCATGCCATGTCCAGGATTGCTGGTTCATATGGATACATAGCACCAG AGTATGGGTACACGACGAAGATCACAGAGAAGAGCGACGTGTACAGCTACGGGGTGGTCCTTTTAGAGATTCTAAGCGGGCGGAGCGCCATAGAGCCGATGGTTGGTGACAGTCTTCACATAGTAGagtggatgaagaagaagatgggcAGCTTGGAGCCTGCGGTCAACATCTTGGACCCAAAGATACGAGGAATGCACGACCCAATGGTGCAAGAGATGCTTCAGGCGCTGGGGATCGCCATGTTCTGCGTGAACTCATCCCCGTCGGAGCGACCCACCATGAAGGAGGTGGTGGCGCTGCTGATGGAAGTGAAGAGCCCACCCGAAGAATGCGGGAAGACTTCATCACAACAGCCTCTTATAATGTATGTGAAACATGGTTAG